From the Penaeus chinensis breed Huanghai No. 1 chromosome 28, ASM1920278v2, whole genome shotgun sequence genome, one window contains:
- the LOC125040164 gene encoding uncharacterized protein LOC125040164 has product MAMWKIFVAALLVFGSGGRTRGTKVCLEGEAKEFTCSNPVLTFNTTGRGIDLRLNVTDKRQHHSLSIRIQQIPEGLNISSLVIPDEGKVEFKIKAHFVQVMNSSSPVTVFENDEKEIGFFEFSAPSGVRICVTCDKEDIFARERSEQSSTSSHQKTEQENTFTNENREQENTSATDNGIQEKSFTTENREQENTLTTENKEQENTSATKNTEQQRKPGGIGTASSVEEEDEENRSWWWLLLIPACVILVVYLHNRHRQSSRYSVRNAQASEDAESKVDRTPEMEKTNGGDPCAEEKAENGRNLEC; this is encoded by the exons ATGGCGATGTGGAAAATTTTCGTGGCAGCCTTGTTGGTGTTTGGATCTGGAGGAAGAACACGTGGCACAAAAG taTGCCTCGAGGGCGAAGCCAAAGAATTCACGTGTTCCAACCCCGTCCTGACGTTCAACACCACGGGCAGAGGGATCGACTTGAGACTGAACGTCACTGACAAGAGACAACATCACAGTCTGTCGATACGCATCCAACAAATTCCAGAAGGCTTGAATATTTCCTCCTTGGTAATACCAGACGAGGGAAAGGTGGAGTTTAAGATTAAGGCCCACTTTGTGCAAGTGATGAACTCGAGTAGCCCGGTGACAGTCTTCGAAAATGACGAGAAAGAAATTGGGTTCTTCGAGTTCTCGGCTCCATCTGGCGTCCGGATCTGTGTGACTTGCG ATAAAGAGGATATTTTTGCCCGGGAGAGATCTGAACAGAGCAGCACATCTAGCCATCAGAAAACGGAACAGGAGAACACCTTTACCAATGAGAACAGAGAACAGGAGAACACCTCTGCCACTGACAACGGAATACAGGAGAAAAGCTTTACCACTGAGAACAGAGAACAGGAGAACACCCTTACCACTGAGAACAAAGAACAGGAGAACACCTCTGCCACGAAGAACACAGAACAGCAACGCAAACCTGGCGGCATCGGCACCGCTTCGagtgtggaggaagaggatgaag AGAACCGGTCGTGGTGGTGGCTCCTGCTGATTCCCGCCTGCGTCATCCTTGTCGTCTACCTGCACAATAGACACCGCCAATCCTCTCGGTATTCGGTGAGAAATGCGCAGGCAAGCGAGGATGCGGAGAGCAAGGTCGACAGAACACCAGAAATGGAGAAAACGAATGGTGGTGATCCGTGCGCCGAAGAAAAAGCCGAGAACGGCAGGAATCTCGAGTGTTAA